One Coffea arabica cultivar ET-39 chromosome 5e, Coffea Arabica ET-39 HiFi, whole genome shotgun sequence DNA segment encodes these proteins:
- the LOC113687378 gene encoding uncharacterized protein, translating into MATAINRLESHVFGKLSSQPETNAKNMSVMTLRSGKKVEGSRPVVPKDDSEEKIEKELDQEEGGNSNPKIISGSLINHKSHTPPFLSRLEKRRKPEKEKEILEMFKKVEINIPLLDAIKQVPRPLKETSIIIQLADLTYAYPNRLVEDVLVQRVFEFDGKNELEIVLTKYLELGATPDVELSDELRHMVEALHSLPSISPRYEFASLFTPETHQKLLPSIVQAPELEFKPLPRHLKYVFLGDKEMLPIIISAYLSPGQEDKLVRLLRDHKEAIGWTLADIKGISPYLCMYLIRLEEDAKPVRQAQRRLNPLMMEVVKKEILKHLDVGIIFAISDSPWGIDFMGPFFSSYGFLYILLAVDYVSKCVEAKATRTNDSKVVAEFIKSNIFVHFGMPRAMVSDRGTHFYNKTIATLFCKYDALHKVSTSYYPQTNGQVEVSNREIKLILEKMVCPDRKDWSSRLEYALWAYRTAYKTPIRMSLYSLVFEKPCHIPEEFEHRAFWAIKQYNMDLKEVGVHRKLQCRSWKS; encoded by the exons ATGGCAACTGCAATTAACCGTCTAGAGTCTCACGTTTTTGGGAAGTTGTCATCTCAACCTGAAACAAACGCAAAGAACATGAGTGTCATGACCTTGAGAAGCGGTAAAAAAGTTGAAGGGTCCCGGCCAGTAGTCCCTAAAGATGATAGTGAGGAGAAAATAGAAAAGGAGCTTGACCAAGAAGAAGGGGGAAATTCAAATCCCAAGATAATCTCTGGCTCTCTTATAAATCATAAGTCTCACACTCCACCTTTTCTTAGCAGGTTGGAAAAGCGAAGGAAACCAGAGAAGGAGAAAGAGATTCTGGAGATGTTCAAAAAAGTGGAGATAAACATCCCCCTGTTGGACGCAATCAAACAAGTACCAAG GCCATTAAAAGAAACTAGCATCATAATTCAATTAGCGGACCTTACTTATGCTTATCCGAATAGGCTAGTTGAAGATGTCTTAGTTCAG AGAGTTTTTGAGTTTGATGGTAAGAATGAATTGGAGATAGTTTTGACTAAGTATCTTGAGTTGGGAGCAACTCCAGATGTAGAACTGAGTGATGAACTACGACATATGGTTGAAGCATTACACTCACTTCCATCTATTTCCCCAAGGTATGAGTTTGCTTCCCTTTTTACACCAGAAACTCATCAAAAGTTGTTGCCTTCTATTGTACAGGCACCAGAGTTGGAGTTCAAACCCCTCCCGCGCCATTTGAAGTACGTGTTCTTAGGAGATAAGGAGATGCTGCCAATCATTATCTCTGCATACTTGTCACCTGGTCAGGAGGATAAACTGGTTCGACTTCTTCGAGATCATAAGGAGGCGATCGGATGGACCCTTGCAGACATTAAAGGAATCAGCCCCTACTTATGCATGTACTTGATTAGGCTAGAAGAGGATGCAAAACCAGTGAGACAGGCTCAGCGAAGGTTAAACCCATTGATGATGGAAGTGGTTAAAAAGGAGATCCTTAAACACCTGGATGTAGGCATTATTTTCGCTATCTCAGATAGTCCCTGG GGTATAGATTTTATGGGTCCTTTTTTCTCATCCTATGGTTTCTTATATATCTTGCTTGCTGTTGACTATGTATCCAAATGCGTGGAGGCGAAAGCCACCCGAACTAATGATTCTAAAGTGGTTGCAGAGTTTATTAAATCTAACATCTTTGTTCACTTTGGAATGCCAAGAGCTATGGTGAGTGATAGGGGAACACATTTTTACAACAAGACAATTGCTACTTTATTCTGCAAATATGATGCGCTCCATAAGGTATCCACATCTTACTACCCGCAGACGAATGGTCAAGTTGAAGTGTCAAATAGAGAGATTAAATTGATTTTGGAGAAGATGGTTTGTCCGGACAGGAAAGATTGGAGTTCAAGACTGGAATATGCACTATGGGCGTATCGAACAGCATACAAAACTCCAATTAGGATGTCACTCTATTCATTAGTATTTGAGAAGCCATGCCACATCCCAGAGGAATTTGAGCATAGGGCATTCTGGGCGATTAAACAGTACAATATGGATCTCAAGGAAGTCGGAGTGCATAGGAAGCTTCAATGCAGGAGTTGGAAGTCTTGA